From a region of the Branchiostoma floridae strain S238N-H82 chromosome 13, Bfl_VNyyK, whole genome shotgun sequence genome:
- the LOC118428469 gene encoding uncharacterized protein LOC118428469 isoform X1 has protein sequence MPGPVERWLDTFMCGQYAEIFHRFGFETLQSVCQLQLHTLQQMGVKPEDCEKILENVSVLKQTILGYRSTAGSTPPQNVPSLPDPVGGMPAPPHHTPSPGPNPIVNPASSALRNVARNATSRGMSGTPEGSQLDPYTHPTSPGMVGPPPQNFDSAPSKPMYGPPGYVEEQYRPPPTQNVPNPPKVQQQTMGPGSTMMPQYPHPHQVGMADPVPPHPGRLPNDPGGHPGDPARHPGVSPQLSETLAQIEHQARQQQYQIPPPNPRSTQYVQYHQRMQLMARPPGGSWPQSPPPPMYQGQQPGMMGGPPQPGPPHLMGQQQPPRYASPPPYGPSMQQSASSYPLQEFPPTSMRGTPPPMHPSQQMGMPQHPSMGPGSPPLPQQRAMFLGDPREEGMMYREQQVDMGLYPRIRSPSDGHMGQFVQQRRLSAGEMEGYMGGPAGVPSPVPGGGQGYHHIRPPISMQSQAGEMYRSPPPPSMDHRGPSPYSVNAQGMDRSAIHGGMGGYRSPMGSVQNPSSPHLMAGREGNHFVYPSPAQQAQHFSPSPSQMQVRSPVPLGCSSSNTISSPSNMVTSPISNPSPGPAIRSPGMGLHMQGKPVAGYVQSPHAGASRLPTPGESPGPGPSPSHMQSPHMISSPPQQVHPPPSMYDPPDPLYRTEPSYCRTDTSFSSSTFGRQSPYIPTSSNFISGVSSLNALASQVNNLPNTVQQVPLPADIAPITGGSKPRQRRKTKEGNSMSQNMGPSEGQENAQNYTNPHTPQQMENFRQVDGPPEKRTKLEHPADPKPSVCSDGIHCGEHEGDSGVSVGFGNATSCGDSDFGNGSAGCFSSSSQQGNNVKDETVTGIHKDNSTTCEGHTVERTCPVAKYDGSQNETKPDLFLGLQRPRHSKYRDKGCTEVKEEDDSSKPTCSVASKCCENGCVECCSGNAKDVSSSAARNSDESHCEDCGNEEHSKESAGELLNGPSCKVSVIQSQESLRIQCVTDEKHLPNGPSSSESSDMSGDSGFLSDTPPDVSKTTTDVSPDHPLCAKDSSSTSPKRDDAEDRLQVPQGKAADLEPKKESSKKKKRSRKTLSTVTKSLLLHQPAAVTPAPQQTVVAYPVIVQVSSSEVTGTTSSMTVTSTTSGSSLVPLQENRSPRPSEVSPKANARSSEKNSPPNAKCSGEGKRISSPKQPSVITKSPKRNSPNATTSSTVLVSSAHSPSTSTVRSVSPKSSLVLTVGSRGVVSPTSSGMTSPNSTKVSAIVSDSSIVSSSASVVTTSPLSIIRTASAGSPNILTLSPKADFAASPRSRRKQNLMPLSDAEEETICITRTVDDKNSSNVKGPLSPGQEANQPSSPKKRKLSAMGSPQKSSPKKRPKEERLSTERSLSPKKSPMKDVHKDWSKIQVAETSLSKKENTLLKISPRENDSHSTCRKLTWDKTESKTKKGGVIKRTSVEKPPNSGTKQSSNYSKSMHDSAERSGREEAVQEKMNATESSPTKISPVPKKVHSPNSKYVQHVKSAEVSPTDLKPGMIIDGNLVVMPDGSLKKKRGRPFGAKTVNRKVDLKGKGEKGEKNPKKKSKEPFEFRTTSSDGEEISLTKRVETFKRVEAESRPVCKEGSPAVKQKVREEAPPKTVSREAAPGPKKMVRDDTPTQGPVVRITGQLESPVSCTVINNPNEADSSKSEHKKKKQKSKHHSHVHHSHREKVSSKTTEIDIGSAHPTHPVTHAKWVCSFCGKSPNYKELGDLFGPYYLEGKGKRPLLTQTKTPPKQSADLKENKGRKSRSRNPSEVSSSEPKPGPSGLSSPANTPLSKRRHRSQSGGEKNRKAAHKGGAKVAARKAGKEGGSPPCSLEAVVVPMYLDEVWTHDQCAVWASGVFIMGGRLHGLEDAIKEARQHSCSECETVGATLGCGFKGCQLKYHYICAVDAGCCLSEENFSLMCYQHKHKTIRFVQVSQPRSQQLTPDEPATPGEEHVAEGEEAMALERAGTWPARNTHTRTPSNDAEGRTKQAGKSQRQAQSVVRHEKEGEEESSKQPERLSAAPVKSLAPSKASQQKNIVSSGCLSQQEKQGCSTLKSASSKKRNLEKLVASKMILGKGGSATKGISSPGVSKQEGSAPTMSSSGTKSGKGRTEVRSYIDDSDDSEDFDYAPPEKGDSRKGENLDPESSTDEEDNSDDSEEETGDSSEESEEEEDDKKVPDPFCDRSSTRSGRTVKASRRLDKYLLF, from the exons ATGGGGCCGGGGTCTACCATGATGCCTCAGTACCCACATCCCCACCAGGTCGGCATGGCAGACCCAGTCCCACCACACCCAGGCAGGCTTCCCAACGACCCAGGCGGACACCCGGGCGACCCAGCCAGGCACCCGGGCGTGTCCCCTCAACTGTCGGAAACCCTGGCACAGATCGAGCACCAGGCTAGACAACAGCAGTACCAGATCCCCCCTCCCAACCCCAGGTCAACCCA atatgTTCAGTACCACCAGAGGATGCAGCTCATGGCCCGGCCACCAGGGGGCTCTTGGCCACAGTCTCCCCCACCTCCCATGTACCAGGGCCAGCAGCCGGGCATGATGGGAGGGCCGCCCCAGCCTGGGCCGCCACACCTGATGGGGCAGCAGCAGCCGCCGAGATACGCCTCGCCCCCGCCCTACGGCCCCTCCATGCAGCAGTCCGCCAGCAGCTACCCCCTTCAGGAGTTCCCTCCCACCTCCATGAGAGGAacccccccacccatgcaccccTCCCAACAAATGGGTATGCCCCAGCACCCCTCCATGGGTCCGGGGTCCCCGCCGCTGCCCCAGCAGCGCGCCATGTTTCTGGGCGACCCGAGGGAAGAAGGGATGATGTACAGGGAACAGCAGGTAGACATGGGCCTCTACCCTCGCATCAGGAGTCCGTCAGACGGACACATGGGCCAGTTCGTACAACAGCGGAGATTAAGTGCGGGGGAGATGGAAGGGTATATGGGGGGTCCGGCGGGGGTGCCGAGTCCGGTACCGGGAGGGGGGCAAGGGTATCACCATATCAGACCTCCCATTAGCATGCAGTCGCAGGCGGGGGAGATGTACCGCTCCCCTCCTCCCCCTTCCATGGACCATCGGGGCCCGTCGCCGTACTCAGTGAACGCTCAGGGGATGGACAGAAGTGCCATACACGGGGGGATGGGTGGGTACAGAAGTCCGATGGGCTCCGTGCAGAATCCTTCGTCCCCCCACCTAATGGCAGGCAGGGAAGGGAACCACTTCGTGTACCCGTCCCCAGCCCAGCAAGCGCAGCACTTCAGCCCCTCCCCTTCCCAGATGCAGGTCAGGTCTCCCGTGCCCCTAGGCTGCTCTAGTTCCAACACGATTAGCTCTCCATCCAACATGGTGACGTCCCCCATCTCCAACCCCTCCCCTGGCCCCGCCATCAGGTCCCCTGGGATGGGTCTCCACATGCAGGGCAAGCCCGTAGCAGGGTACGTACAGTCCCCGCACGCAGGGGCATCACGCCTCCCCACACCCGGGGAATCCCCTGGCCCGGGGCCCTCTCCCTCCCACATGCAGTCCCCCCACATGATCAGCAGCCCTCCCCAGCAAGTCCACCCTCCCCCCAGTATGTACGACCCCCCTGACCCCCTCTACAGGACTGAGCCCTCATACTGTCGGACAGACACCTCCTTCAGTAGTTCCACCTTCGGTAGGCAGAGTCCCTATATCCCCACCAGCAGTAACTTCATCTCTGGGGTGAGTAGTTTAAACGCCCTGGCCTCACAGGTGAACAATCTACCCAACACTGTCCAACAGGTTCCCCTCCCCGCCGACATTGCCCCCATCACGGGGGGTTCCAAGCCCAGACAGAGACGGAAAACCAAGGAGGGGAACTCCATGTCCCAGAACATGGGCCCCTCCGAGGGACAGGAGAATGCGCAGAACTACACCAACCCACACACGCCACAACAGATGGAAAATTTTCGGCAGGTCGATGGACCCCCTGAAAAAAGAACTAAACTGGAACACCCAGCAGACCCCAAGCCGAGCGTGTGTTCGGATGGAATTCACTGCGGGGAGCACGAGGGGGATTCGGGTGTTTCTGTAGGATTCGGGAATGCGACTTCCTGCGGAGATTCCGACTTTGGCAACGGATCTGCTGGCTGCTTTTCAAGTTCGTCTCAACAGGGTAATAATGTTAAGGATGAAACGGTAACAGGAATTCATAAAGATAACAGTACAACATGTGAGGGTCACACTGTGGAAAGAACTTGTCCGGTCGCGAAATATGATGGTTCACAAAATGAAACGAAGCCGGATCTTTTTTTAGGTTTACAGAGACCTCGCCATAGTAAGTACAGGGATAAAGGTTGTACAGAGGTGAAGGAGGAGGATGATTCCTCCAAGCCTACGTGTAGTGTTGCGTCCAAGTGTTGTGAAAATGGTTGTGTGGAATGTTGTAGTGGTAATGCCAAAGACGTGTCGTCATCTGCTGCGCGGAATTCCGACGAGTCTCACTGTGAGGATTGCGGGAATGAGGAACACAGTAAGGAAAGCGCAGGGGAGCTACTTAACGGGCCGTCGTGTAAGGTTTCTGTGATTCAGAGCCAGGAGAGTCTACGGATCCAGTGTGTCACGGACGAGAAGCATTTGCCAAACGGGCCAAGCAGTAGCGAGTCGTCAGACATGTCCGGGGATAGCGGATTTCTAAGTGACACGCCTCCTGATGTCAGTAAAACCACCACGGATGTTTCTCCTGACCACCCACTTTGTGCCAAAGACTCGTCCTCCACTTCCCCTAAGAGAGATGATGCAGAAGACAGGCTACAGGTTCCACAGGGTAAGGCTGCAGACTTGGAACCTAAGAAGGAGAGTTCTAAGAAGAAAAAGCGTTCGAGGAAAACGTTGTCTACTGTGACCAAATCACTCCTACTCCACCAACCTGCGGCAGTGACGCCGGCGCCACAGCAGACCGTGGTTGCCTACCCTGTTATCGTCCAGGTGTCCAGCTCGGAGGTAACAGGAACCACCAGCTCCATGACAGTAACAAGTACGACATCGGGGTCATCCCTGGTGCCTCTACAGGAGAACAGGAGTCCGCGTCCCTCAGAAGTCAGCCCCAAGGCAAACGCTCGCTCTAGTGAGAAAAATTCTCCACCAAATGCCAAATGCAGTGGGGAGGGCAAGCGCATTTCTTCACCGAAGCAGCCGTCAGTGATCACAAAGAGCCCCAAGAGAAACTCCCCAAATGCCACCACgtcgtcaacagtgttggtTTCCAGTGCCCACTCACCGTCTACCTCCACTGTAAGGTCGGTTTCTCCCAAGAGCAGCCTGGTCCTTACAGTGGGCTCCAGAGGTGTCGTATCGCCCACCAGCAGTGGCATGACGTCTCCAAACTCAACTAAAGTCTCCGCCATAGTCTCCGACAGTTCCATTGTCTCGTCGAGTGCATCGGTTGTGACAACAAGCCCACTGTCGATAATCAGAACGGCATCGGCGGGCTCTCCGAATATCCTGACGTTGAGCCCCAAGGCAGACTTTGCAGCAAGTCCTCGGAGTAGGCGCAAACAGAACTTGATGCCGCTCTCTGATGCTGAAGAGGAGACGATATGCATCACTCGCACTGTTGACGACAAAAACAGTTCAAATGTGAAAGGACCATTGTCACCGGGCCAGGAAGCCAACCAACCCTCCAGCCCAAAGAAGAGAAAGCTGTCTGCCATGGGTTCTCCTCAGAAATCTTCTCCGAAAAAGAGACCAAAGGAAGAAAGACTGTCCACCGAAAGAAGTCTGTCACCAAAAAAGTCACCGATGAAAGATGTCCATAAagactggtcaaaaattcaGGTGGCAGAGACAAGCTTGTCTAAAAAGGAAAATACGCTGTTGAAGATTTCTCCGAGAGAGAATGACTCCCATTCAACTTGCAGGAAACTGACGTGGGACAAGACAGAAAGTAAGACAAAAAAGGGAGGTGTGATCAAAAGGACTTCAGTAGAAAAACCTCCCAACAGCGGGACCAAACAGTCATCAAACTATTCCAAGTCAATGCATGACTCAGCAGAGAGAAGTGGAAGGGAAGAGGCTGTTCAGGAAAAGATGAATGCAACAGAATCTTCGCCCACAAAAATCAGCCCCGTTCCGAAAAAAGTTCATTCTCCAAATTCCAAGTACGTCCAGCACGTCAAGTCTGCTGAGGTCAGCCCTACGGACTTGAAACCGGGTATGATCATCGACGGAAACCTTGTGGTCATGCCAGATGGCAGCCTGAAAAAGAAACGTGGCAGGCCTTTTGGAGCAAAGACTGTTAATCGAAAGGTGGATCTAAAAGGAAAGGGAGAGAAGGGAGAAAAAAACCCAAAGAAAAAGTCCAAGGAACCATTTGAGTTCAGGACTACCAGTAGTGATGGTGAGGAGATATCCCTCACCAAGAGAGTAGAGACATTCAAGAGAGTAGAGGCAGAGTCAAGACCAGTTTGTAAAGAAGGGAGTCCAGCAGTCAAACAGAAAGTCAGGGAGGAAGCTCCCCCAAAAACTGTTAGTAGAGAAGCTGCTCCCGGGCCGAAAAAAATGGTTCGTGATGACACCCCCACACAAGGTCCAGTTGTGCGCATCACGGGCCAGCTCGAAAGCCCAGTTTCTTGCACTGTCATCAACAACCCCAACGAAGCGGACTCCAGCAAAAGCGAGCACAAAAAGAAAAAGCAGAAAAGCAAGCACCACAGTCACGTACATCACAGTCACAGGGAAAAAGTGTCGAGCAAAACGACAGAGATAGACATTGGCAGTGCCCACCCCACCCATCCAGTCACACATGCTAAATGGGTGTGCTCCTTCTGTGGCAAGTCACCCAACTATAAAGAACTGGGCGACTTGTTTGGACCCTACTATCTGGAAGGGAAGGGGAAAAGGCCCCTTCTCACCCAAACCAAAACTCCACCGAAACAGTCTGCAGACCTGAAGGAGAACAAGGGGCGGAAAAGCAGAAGTAGAAACCCTTCAGAAGTGAGCAGTAGTGAGCCCAAGCCGGGGCCCTCTGGCTTGTCGAGCCCAGCTAACACTCCCCTGTCAAAAAGAAGACACAGGTCTCAAAGTGGCGGGGAGAAAAATAGGAAGGCAGCTCACAAAGGCGGGGCCAAGGTTGCTGCCAGGAAAGCAGGCAAGGAGGGGGGCAGCCCCCCGTGTTCGCTGGAGGCTGTCGTTGTGCCGATGTACCTGGATGAAGTGTGGACACACGACCAGTGCGCCGTCTGGGCCAGCGGAGTGTTCATCATGGGGGGACGGCTACATGGGCTCGAAGATGCCATCAAGGAAGCTCGGCAACAT TCCTGTAGTGAGTGTGAGACAGTGGGGGCTACTCTGGGATGTGGTTTCAAGGGCTGCCAGCTGAAGTACCACTACATATGTGCGGTGGATGCAG GTTGCTGTCTCAGTGAAGAAAACTTCTCGCTAATGTGCTACCAACATAAG CACAAGACGATAAGATTTGTCCAGGTGTCTCAGCCACGGTCCCAGCAGTTAACACCAG atgaaccagCAACGCCCGGTGAGGAACACGTGGCAGAGGGGGAGGAGGCGATGGCTCTGGAACGGGCCGGCACATGGCCTGCAAGGAACACACACACCCGTACCCCATCTAACGATGCAGAGGGTAGAACGAAACAGGCAGGCAAGTCCCAAAGGCAAGCTCAGTCTGTAGTCAGACATGAGAAGGAGGGGGAAGAAGAGTCGTCAAAGCAGCCTGAACGTCTGTCTGCAGCACCTGTGAAGAGCCTGGCTCCATCTAAGGCCTCTCAACAAAAGAATATTGTCTCTTCAGGCTGCTTGTCACAGCAGGAGAAACAAGGTTGTAGCACGTTAAAATCAGCCTCATCCAAGAAGAGAAACCTGGAGAAGCTTGTAGCTTCAAAGATGATTCTGGGCAAGGGTGGGTCGGCAACAAAGGGCATTTCATCTCCAGGAGTGTCCAAGCAGGAGGGTTCTGCACCAACAATGTCTTCCTCTGGTACAAAATCTGGGAAAGGTAGAACTGAGGTCAGAAGCTATATCGATGACTCTGACGATTCAGAGGACTTTGACTATGCCCCACCTGAGAAGGGGGACAGTAGGAAAGGTGAAAACTTAGACCCTGAGAGTTCCACAGATGAGGAGGACAATAGTGATGATTCAGAGGAAGAGACAGGAGACTCATCTGAGGAAtcagaagaggaggaggatgatAAGAAAGTCCCAGATCCGTTCTGCGACAGATCCTCCACACGATCGGGTCGCACTGTGAAGGCCAGTCGCAGACTCGACAAATACCTTCTGTTTTAA